From Saccopteryx leptura isolate mSacLep1 chromosome 3, mSacLep1_pri_phased_curated, whole genome shotgun sequence, one genomic window encodes:
- the LOC136398415 gene encoding mitochondrial import inner membrane translocase subunit Tim9-like, whose amino-acid sequence MAAQMPESDQIKQFKEFLGTYNKLTETSFLDCIKDFTLRTQVQDPEEYHIQQKEALEAKAGLLGQPL is encoded by the exons ATGGCAGCACAAATGCCAGAATCTGACCAGATAAAACAGTTTAAAGAATTTCTTGGAACCTACAATAAACTTACAGAAACCTCCTTTTTGGACTGTATTAAAGACTTCACTctc aggacccaggttcaagaccccgag GAATATCACATTCAGCAGAAGGAAGCCCTGGAAGCCAAAGCAGGACTCCTTGGCCAGCCACTATAG